The nucleotide sequence CCCTTTATCTGTCAATAAGTAATCTTGCGTATAACCTCGGACACTATACAATCCTCCTAAAGGAAATTGCTCTAAGGGTACTAGAGGACTGTCTGACAACTGTAAGTCAGAACGAAGCACCAATAACATATCAGCCGCCAAAAGCCGCACATACTGCCCCTGTATTCGCCAATCAAAGAACTCACTATCCGGAGGTTGATCGTTGATAGTGCTATCAAAAGCATTAACCCCTATATTAAACTGCGATCGGGCAGCCAAGACTTCTTGACGACTGCGCTGAGTCCATTCCTGAAACAACCGTAGTGTAGATATTCTTGTTCTTCCTCTCTCATCAGCACCGGGCGAAAGCGGAAACTCTACCCCGAAAATTTTACTTCGACTTTCCTGCCGCGATGCAGTTATTCCAAAAGCCAATTCTTGAGTAGGATTTTGAATGACAGGTTGACGAAAACTTAACTCAACATAGGGAGCATCGCTAGTAATATTTAATTCGTTAAAAGGTTCTTCAATGACTTTAGAGTCTGTTACTCCCCCTGACAAAATAACAGTCGCATTACGAGGATTAACGGGAATGATATAGCTGAGGTTAACATTATCACTGCCATCACTATTAAGATATTCTACAGACAACCCATCGCCAAAGCCGATTAAATTCTGATGATTAAGACGAACTCCTCGCCTAAAAGTCCCTACACTCGGTATGCGGCTATTATCCCCATATAATTCCATATTAAAAGTATCTGCTTCAGTAACTTTAACGGTTAAAATACTCAAATCCGCACGAGAACCAGCAGATAATTGGGCAGATATGTTTTTAATTAAAGGGTCAAGTTGTAATAGTTGCAAAGCTTCTAGTAAACGGTTTTGATTGAGGGGTTTAGAAGCCGCCACTTTCAAACGAGAGCGAATATAATCAGGATTGAGCCGCCCCTTAACGGTAACATTAATTTCCTCAATTCCTCCTTCGATAATTTCGATT is from Gloeothece verrucosa PCC 7822 and encodes:
- a CDS encoding ShlB/FhaC/HecB family hemolysin secretion/activation protein, which gives rise to MSQSPNPIPSSPPQHPSPQPLPEVPPKSPTPTPSSSPYPSNIPGTITVSRFEFEGNTVFSNEELAKITAPFTKRPLTFAQLLQVEAAVTKLYTDAGYINSGAIIPANQILAAQGAIVKIEIIEGGIEEINVTVKGRLNPDYIRSRLKVAASKPLNQNRLLEALQLLQLDPLIKNISAQLSAGSRADLSILTVKVTEADTFNMELYGDNSRIPSVGTFRRGVRLNHQNLIGFGDGLSVEYLNSDGSDNVNLSYIIPVNPRNATVILSGGVTDSKVIEEPFNELNITSDAPYVELSFRQPVIQNPTQELAFGITASRQESRSKIFGVEFPLSPGADERGRTRISTLRLFQEWTQRSRQEVLAARSQFNIGVNAFDSTINDQPPDSEFFDWRIQGQYVRLLAADMLLVLRSDLQLSDSPLVPLEQFPLGGLYSVRGYTQDYLLTDKGFFASAEVRLPILRVESIKGLLQVVSFLDFGVGWNTADNPIPTPDNNTLVGVGLGLRWQMGDKLTLRFDWGIPLTDVDYQKRSLQEQGLYFSVNYNPF